From one Brachypodium distachyon strain Bd21 chromosome 4, Brachypodium_distachyon_v3.0, whole genome shotgun sequence genomic stretch:
- the LOC100828824 gene encoding probable carboxylesterase 5 yields MKDVVAVDLSPFLREYKGGRVDRLLRSTFVPASEDAGANRGVTTRDAVIDAATGVSARLFLPSRTTTTSNNLLPVVMYIHGGSFCTESAFCRTYHNYARSLAANAGALVVSVEYRLAPEHPIPAPYDDAWAALQWVASFSDPWLAAHADPARLFVAGDSAGGNIVYNTAVRAAASMTSVVDIQGLVIVQPYFWGTERLPSEELAEDAGAVLPACLVDRAWPYVTAGQACNDDPRINPRDEDIASLACSRVLVAVAEKDMLRERGSRLAARLRDCRRPIGHDDDNDDDDNYDVTLVESEGEDHGFHLYSPLRATSKKLMESIVRFINQPLPLPVLPAAFLPEPHELRLLIGTCEEGKKKNKKSSARPILGLPSRPYMDVFGYGMAMKRWTGPSSCLMHPTTALGKVGQGNASSKTRHGLCLGRARPGQTYMGSFSAAGHGSSVIKNFF; encoded by the coding sequence ATGAAGGACGTGGTGGCCGTGGACCTCTCGCCTTTCCTACGCGAGTACAAGGGCGGCCGGGTCGATCGCCTCCTGCGCAGCACATTCGTCCCGGCGTCCGAGGACGCCGGCGCCAACCGCGGCGTCACCACCAGGGACGCCGTCATCGACGCAGCCACGGGCGTCTCCGcgcgcctcttcctcccctcccgcaccaccaccaccagcaatAACCTTCTCCCCGTGGTGATGTACATCCATGGCGGGTCCTTCTGCACGGAGAGCGCCTTCTGCCGCACGTACCACAACTACGCCAGGTCCCTGGCCGCCAACGCCGGGGCGCTCGTGGTGTCCGTGGAGTACCGCCTGGCGCCCGAGCATCCCATACCGGCGCCCTACGACGACGCCTGGGCCGCGCTCCAGTGGGTGGCGTCCTTCTCCGACCCCTGGCTAGCCGCCCACGCCGACCCCGCCCGcctcttcgtcgccggcgacagCGCCGGTGGCAACATCGTCTACAACACGGCcgtgcgcgccgccgcctccatgacGTCCGTGGTGGACATCCAAGGCCTGGTCATCGTGCAGCCCTACTTCTGGGGAACCGAGCGGCTGCCTTCGGAGGAATTGGCCGAGGACGCCGGGGCCGTGCTGCCGGCGTGCCTCGTGGACCGGGCTTGGCCGTACGTCACGGCGGGCCAGGCCTGCAACGACGACCCCAGGATCAACCCTAGAGACGAGGACATCGCGTCGCTGGCATGCAGCCGCGTGCTGGTAGCCGTGGCCGAGAAGGACATGCTGCGGGAGCGCGGGTCTCGGCTGGCCGCCCGGTTGCGCGACTGCCGACGCCCGATCGGgcacgacgacgacaacgacgacgacgacaactaCGACGTGACCCTGGTGGAGTCGGAGGGCGAGGACCACGGCTTCCATCTCTACAGCCCACTTCGTGCCACGAGCAAGAAGCTCATGGAAAGCATAGTGCGATTCATTAACCAGCCCTTGCCATTGCCGGTGCTGCCGGCCGCTTTCCTCCCGGAGCCGCACGAGCTGCGTTTGCTTATTGGAACATGCGAGGAAGgtaagaagaagaataagaaGAGCTCTGCTCGGCCTATTCTGGGCCTGCCTAGTAGGCCATATATGGACGTGTTCGGCTACGGGATGGCCATGAAACGCTGGACTGGCCCAAGCTCTTGTTTGATGCATCCTACCACTGCTTTAGGGAAAGTTGGACAGGGTAACGCGTCTAGTAAGACAAGGCATGGGCTGTGTTTGGGCCGAGCGAGACCTGGTCAGACCTACATGGGCTCCTTCTCAGCAGCAGGCCATGGGAGTTCTGTTATCAAGAACTTCTTCTAG
- the LOC100827916 gene encoding cytochrome b-c1 complex subunit 6, giving the protein MADEEPVDPKKYLEERCKPQCVKPLYEYERCVKRVESDDTGHKHCTGQYFDYLSCIDKCVAPKLFEKLK; this is encoded by the exons AT GGCAGATGAGGAACCTGTTGATCCGAAGAAGTACCTTGAGGAGCGATGCAAGCCACAATGTGTGAAGCCACTGTATGAGTATGAG AGATGTGTCAAGAGAGTTGAGTCCGATGATACTGGGCACAAACACTGCACTGGGCAATATTTCGACTATTTGTCATGCATCGATAAATGT GTAGCACCAAAGCTCTTTGAGAAGCTCAAGTGA
- the LOC100846758 gene encoding uncharacterized protein LOC100846758 → MEGSSLPPGNPMQVTPYGSLNGHGNSMQMHAPCSGKQPFNQSLMLGSFAMPVNRIQDPDRLPRFQFGEHGKVDHHQHSHRSKNCLSDEEEHDMTEDVGGKGKNGSAWHRVKWAGSMVKLLITAVSYTAEDPGPDLNCGKRSGTIAQKKGKWKAISKVMCERGCNVSPQQCEDKFNDLNKRYKRLTDILGCGIACDVVGNPALLDGMDNLSDKMKEDARKILSSKHLFYEEMCSYHNNNRVSLPEDLEFQHSLQLALRCKEDRGPRKDTSGEDQSADSDYEENDEWHQAVRTNMNKRMCHTVDHVDVGFVPSSSNNGSGRFDPHGITLDINKGLPDGTNLPSLQKDLASQALELQERRLQIEVNELAITKRRLKWERFKKQTEREMKRMELENERMMIMNKRSQLLLRHKELELMAKGDPNHA, encoded by the coding sequence ATGGAAGGCAGCAGCCTACCCCCTGGAAACCCGATGCAAGTAACTCCTTATGGTAGTTTGAATGGACATGGCAACTCAATGCAAATGCATGCTCCATGCTCAGGAAAGCAGCCATTTAACCAATCTCTGATGCTAGGGAGCTTCGCAATGCCTGTCAACCGGATTCAAGACCCTGACAGATTACCCAGATTTCAATTCGGAGAACATGGAAAAGTTGACCACCACCAGCACAGTCATCGCTCAAAGAACTGCCTCAGTGATGAGGAGGAGCATGATATGACCGAGGATGTGGGTGGCAAAGGAAAGAATGGCTCCGCATGGCATCGGGTGAAGTGGGCAGGTTCAATGGTTAAGCTTTTGATTACTGCAGTATCTTACACCGCGGAGGATCCTGGGCCTGATCTGAACTGCGGGAAGAGGAGTGGTACAATAGCACAGAAGAAGGGCAAATGGAAAGCAATATCAAAGGTCATGTGTGAAAGAGGCTGCAATGTGTCACCGCAGCAGTGTGAGGATAAGTTCAATGACCTGAACAAGAGATACAAAAGGCTTACAGATATCCTTGGTTGCGGTATTGCTTGCGATGTTGTGGGCAATCCGGCACTTCTTGATGGCATGGATAATCTTTCTGATAAGATGAAAGAAGACGCAAGGAAGATACTGAGCTCTAAGCACTTGTTCTATGAGGAGATGTGTTCTTATCATAACAACAACCGTGTGAGTTTACCAGAAGATCTCGAGTTTCAGCACTCACTACAGCTTGCTCTTAGATGTAAAGAGGACCGTGGTCCGAGGAAGGATACCAGTGGAGAGGATCAAAGTGCAGATTCTGATTACGAGGAGAATGATGAATGGCATCAAGCGGTCCGTACCAACATGAATAAAAGGATGTGCCATACGGTGGATCATGTTGATGTGGGTTTCGTCCCTTCAAGCTCGAACAATGGCAGTGGGAGGTTCGATCCCCATGGCATCACATTGGACATCAACAAAGGTTTACCAGATGGAACCAACTTGCCTTCTCTGCAAAAGGACTTGGCTTCACAAGCACTGGAGCTTCAGGAACGTCGACTGCAGATTGAAGTAAACGAACTGGCAATAACAAAGCGACGTCTCAAGTGGGAGAGATTCAAGAAGCAGACGGAGAGGGAAATGAAAAGGATGGAACTGGAGAACGAACGGATGATGATCATGAACAAGCGGTCACAACTTCTGCTAAGACACAAGGAGCTCGAGCTCATGGCAAAAGGCGATCCCAATCATGCATGA
- the LOC100828222 gene encoding autophagy-related protein 13b isoform X1, translating to MAAAASEPPMVEQVITEFFAKSLHIILESRSPYESSRSFMRPSPPSSPLSGSQPRDRWFNLALRDCPAALENFDLWRQSNLEPLVIDIVMLHRDSSSSSTAEGGKIIERWVIQYETSKSGIGSSHGSKNRKSRNSSSEDHSLYRRAYKGSTLLFRSLHLLVRLLPAYNLFRDLNSSGRIRPLNLSHKISSFVEPFTRAEDAGMKHYAFVPIETLFGHLSLSVSYAPVLEVVAAPEPTRPMPTELIPDYVGSPTTDFLRQFSSLPSDGIAPACAAMTRRHSWSIDHAARSSGSPSPSSMNSEPRGRLQPHVLMHDNPQTARPHPNSTLSPRKKKGTGFEEYYPSPPLSPSPSRSPSASYPKNPLFRYESAPVVIPTVRDGGGSALPPSPSLKGKHQLPSQSYNLTLSPDGNSNVGKDLVRFGEYDNKKNLQKVLSSGKDDLGYFHGLKFTRTSSKLFIMDELDERELAFVWEDRDTIIDQLNRAGISDSGGQGTNQDTGGSMTRTPAAAICALLGMLKTAQGLGESRPSIAAPPPPVPQESSSVQRVMTEERCDTTAAPNSALLRARTAADALEELKKFKEIKESILGRAKASPRDAMEGQKPADRDP from the exons atggccgccgctgcctcggAGCCGCCCATGGTGGAGCAAGTGATCACTGAGTTCTTCGCCAAGAGCCTCCACATCATCCTGGAGTCACGCTCTCCATACGAATCATCACGCAGCTTCATGCGGCCCTCACCGCCGTCTTCGCCGCTGTCCGGCAGCCAGCCGCGTGACCGGTGGTTCAACCTTGCTCTCCGAGACTGCCCGGCCGCACTTGAGAACTTCGACCTGTGGCGACAGAGCAACCTTGAACCACTGGTTATTGACATTGTGATGCTGCACCGTgacagtagcagcagcagcaccgctGAGGGTGGCAAGATCATTGAGAGGTGGGTGATACAGTATGAAACCAGCAAATCTGGCATTGGTAGCAGTCATGGCAGTAAGAACAGGAAGTCTAGGAACAGCTCGTCTGAGGATCACAGCTTGTACAGGAGAGCATACAAGGGCTCAACACTGTTATTCCGGTCACTGCATCTGCTTGTTAGGCTCTTGCCAGCTTACAATCTCTTCAGGGATCTGAACTCATCTGGGAGAATCCGACCACTGAACCTGTCACACAAGATATCATCATTTGTCGAACCGTTCACCAGAGCAGAGGATGCAGGGATGAAGCACTATGCATTTGTTCCAATTGAAACTCTGTTTGGCCACCTGAGCTTGTCAGTTTCTTATGCCCCTGTGTTGGAGGTGGTGGCAGCACCAGAGCCAACCAGGCCCATGCCAACAGAGCTTATACCGGATTACGTCGGGAGCCCCACAACAGACTTCCTGAGACAATTCAGTTCCTTGCCTTCAGATGGCATTGCACCTGCTTGTGCTGCAATGACCAGGCGTCACAGTTGGAGTATCGACCATGCAGCTAGATCATCAGGATCACCATCTCCTTCTTCAATGAATTCAGAACCCCGTGGACGCCTACAGCCACATGTGCTTATGCATGATAATCCTCAAACAGCACGCCCACATCCAAATAGCACATTATCCCCTAGGAAGAAAAAAGGTACAGGATTTGAAGAATACTATCCGTCACCACCCTTGTCACCATCACCATCCCGTTCCCCTTCAGCTAGCTACCCAAAAAATCCTTTGTTCCGATATGAGAGTGCTCCTGTGGTTATTCCCACTGTGAGGGATGGCGGAGGTAGTGCGCTACCACCTTCTCCATCTTTGAAGGGTAAACACCAGCTGCCATCTCAAAGTTACAACCTGACACTATCTCCTGACGGTAACTCAAATGTAGGGAAGGATTTGGTCAGGTTTGGTGAGTATGACAATAAGAAAAACTTGCAAAAG GTGCTATCTTCTGGTAAAGATGATTTGGGATATTTTCACGGACTGAAGTTCACTCGGACCTCAAGCAAACTTTTTATCATGGATGAACTGGACGAGCGAGAGTTGGCATTTGTATGGGAAGATAGAGATACCATAATTGATCAACTTAACAG GGCTGGCATCTCGGACAGTGGGGGCCAAGGGACGAACCAGGACACTGGAGGCTCGATGACGAGGactccagcagcagccatcTGTGCTTTGCTGGGTATGCTGAAGACGGCTCAGGGCCTCGGGGAAAGCCGTCCGTCGAtcgcagctcctcctcccccagtTCCTCAAGAATCTTCTTCGGTCCAGAGGGTCATGACCGAGGAACGCTGCGACACCACTGCTGCACCGAACTCTGCTCTCCTGCGAGCAAGGACGGCAGCGGACGCGCTGGAGGAGCTGAAGAAATTCAAGGAGATAAAGGAATCGATACTCGGTCGCGCCAAGGCCTCGCCCCGGGATGCCATGGAGGGGCAGAAACCCGCGGATCGAGATCCTTAG
- the LOC100828222 gene encoding autophagy-related protein 13b isoform X2: protein MAAAASEPPMVEQVITEFFAKSLHIILESRSPYESSRSFMRPSPPSSPLSGSQPRDRWFNLALRDCPAALENFDLWRQSNLEPLVIDIVMLHRDSSSSSTAEGGKIIERWVIQYETSKSGIGSSHGSKNRKSRNSSSEDHSLYRRAYKGSTLLFRSLHLLVRLLPAYNLFRDLNSSGRIRPLNLSHKISSFVEPFTRAEDAGMKHYAFVPIETLFGHLSLSVSYAPVLEVVAAPEPTRPMPTELIPDYVGSPTTDFLRQFSSLPSDGIAPACAAMTRRHSWSIDHAARSSGSPSPSSMNSEPRGRLQPHVLMHDNPQTARPHPNSTLSPRKKKGTGFEEYYPSPPLSPSPSRSPSASYPKNPLFRYESAPVVIPTVRDGGGSALPPSPSLKGKDLVRFGEYDNKKNLQKVLSSGKDDLGYFHGLKFTRTSSKLFIMDELDERELAFVWEDRDTIIDQLNRAGISDSGGQGTNQDTGGSMTRTPAAAICALLGMLKTAQGLGESRPSIAAPPPPVPQESSSVQRVMTEERCDTTAAPNSALLRARTAADALEELKKFKEIKESILGRAKASPRDAMEGQKPADRDP, encoded by the exons atggccgccgctgcctcggAGCCGCCCATGGTGGAGCAAGTGATCACTGAGTTCTTCGCCAAGAGCCTCCACATCATCCTGGAGTCACGCTCTCCATACGAATCATCACGCAGCTTCATGCGGCCCTCACCGCCGTCTTCGCCGCTGTCCGGCAGCCAGCCGCGTGACCGGTGGTTCAACCTTGCTCTCCGAGACTGCCCGGCCGCACTTGAGAACTTCGACCTGTGGCGACAGAGCAACCTTGAACCACTGGTTATTGACATTGTGATGCTGCACCGTgacagtagcagcagcagcaccgctGAGGGTGGCAAGATCATTGAGAGGTGGGTGATACAGTATGAAACCAGCAAATCTGGCATTGGTAGCAGTCATGGCAGTAAGAACAGGAAGTCTAGGAACAGCTCGTCTGAGGATCACAGCTTGTACAGGAGAGCATACAAGGGCTCAACACTGTTATTCCGGTCACTGCATCTGCTTGTTAGGCTCTTGCCAGCTTACAATCTCTTCAGGGATCTGAACTCATCTGGGAGAATCCGACCACTGAACCTGTCACACAAGATATCATCATTTGTCGAACCGTTCACCAGAGCAGAGGATGCAGGGATGAAGCACTATGCATTTGTTCCAATTGAAACTCTGTTTGGCCACCTGAGCTTGTCAGTTTCTTATGCCCCTGTGTTGGAGGTGGTGGCAGCACCAGAGCCAACCAGGCCCATGCCAACAGAGCTTATACCGGATTACGTCGGGAGCCCCACAACAGACTTCCTGAGACAATTCAGTTCCTTGCCTTCAGATGGCATTGCACCTGCTTGTGCTGCAATGACCAGGCGTCACAGTTGGAGTATCGACCATGCAGCTAGATCATCAGGATCACCATCTCCTTCTTCAATGAATTCAGAACCCCGTGGACGCCTACAGCCACATGTGCTTATGCATGATAATCCTCAAACAGCACGCCCACATCCAAATAGCACATTATCCCCTAGGAAGAAAAAAGGTACAGGATTTGAAGAATACTATCCGTCACCACCCTTGTCACCATCACCATCCCGTTCCCCTTCAGCTAGCTACCCAAAAAATCCTTTGTTCCGATATGAGAGTGCTCCTGTGGTTATTCCCACTGTGAGGGATGGCGGAGGTAGTGCGCTACCACCTTCTCCATCTTTGAAGG GGAAGGATTTGGTCAGGTTTGGTGAGTATGACAATAAGAAAAACTTGCAAAAG GTGCTATCTTCTGGTAAAGATGATTTGGGATATTTTCACGGACTGAAGTTCACTCGGACCTCAAGCAAACTTTTTATCATGGATGAACTGGACGAGCGAGAGTTGGCATTTGTATGGGAAGATAGAGATACCATAATTGATCAACTTAACAG GGCTGGCATCTCGGACAGTGGGGGCCAAGGGACGAACCAGGACACTGGAGGCTCGATGACGAGGactccagcagcagccatcTGTGCTTTGCTGGGTATGCTGAAGACGGCTCAGGGCCTCGGGGAAAGCCGTCCGTCGAtcgcagctcctcctcccccagtTCCTCAAGAATCTTCTTCGGTCCAGAGGGTCATGACCGAGGAACGCTGCGACACCACTGCTGCACCGAACTCTGCTCTCCTGCGAGCAAGGACGGCAGCGGACGCGCTGGAGGAGCTGAAGAAATTCAAGGAGATAAAGGAATCGATACTCGGTCGCGCCAAGGCCTCGCCCCGGGATGCCATGGAGGGGCAGAAACCCGCGGATCGAGATCCTTAG
- the LOC100828222 gene encoding autophagy-related protein 13b isoform X3: MAAAASEPPMVEQVITEFFAKSLHIILESRSPYESSRSFMRPSPPSSPLSGSQPRDRWFNLALRDCPAALENFDLWRQSNLEPLVIDIVMLHRDSSSSSTAEGGKIIERWVIQYETSKSGIGSSHGSKNRKSRNSSSEDHSLYRRAYKGSTLLFRSLHLLVRLLPAYNLFRDLNSSGRIRPLNLSHKISSFVEPFTRAEDAGMKHYAFVPIETLFGHLSLSVSYAPVLEVVAAPEPTRPMPTELIPDYVGSPTTDFLRQFSSLPSDGIAPACAAMTRRHSWSIDHAARSSGSPSPSSMNSEPRGRLQPHVLMHDNPQTARPHPNSTLSPRKKKGTGFEEYYPSPPLSPSPSRSPSASYPKNPLFRYESAPVVIPTVRDGGGKDLVRFGEYDNKKNLQKVLSSGKDDLGYFHGLKFTRTSSKLFIMDELDERELAFVWEDRDTIIDQLNRAGISDSGGQGTNQDTGGSMTRTPAAAICALLGMLKTAQGLGESRPSIAAPPPPVPQESSSVQRVMTEERCDTTAAPNSALLRARTAADALEELKKFKEIKESILGRAKASPRDAMEGQKPADRDP, from the exons atggccgccgctgcctcggAGCCGCCCATGGTGGAGCAAGTGATCACTGAGTTCTTCGCCAAGAGCCTCCACATCATCCTGGAGTCACGCTCTCCATACGAATCATCACGCAGCTTCATGCGGCCCTCACCGCCGTCTTCGCCGCTGTCCGGCAGCCAGCCGCGTGACCGGTGGTTCAACCTTGCTCTCCGAGACTGCCCGGCCGCACTTGAGAACTTCGACCTGTGGCGACAGAGCAACCTTGAACCACTGGTTATTGACATTGTGATGCTGCACCGTgacagtagcagcagcagcaccgctGAGGGTGGCAAGATCATTGAGAGGTGGGTGATACAGTATGAAACCAGCAAATCTGGCATTGGTAGCAGTCATGGCAGTAAGAACAGGAAGTCTAGGAACAGCTCGTCTGAGGATCACAGCTTGTACAGGAGAGCATACAAGGGCTCAACACTGTTATTCCGGTCACTGCATCTGCTTGTTAGGCTCTTGCCAGCTTACAATCTCTTCAGGGATCTGAACTCATCTGGGAGAATCCGACCACTGAACCTGTCACACAAGATATCATCATTTGTCGAACCGTTCACCAGAGCAGAGGATGCAGGGATGAAGCACTATGCATTTGTTCCAATTGAAACTCTGTTTGGCCACCTGAGCTTGTCAGTTTCTTATGCCCCTGTGTTGGAGGTGGTGGCAGCACCAGAGCCAACCAGGCCCATGCCAACAGAGCTTATACCGGATTACGTCGGGAGCCCCACAACAGACTTCCTGAGACAATTCAGTTCCTTGCCTTCAGATGGCATTGCACCTGCTTGTGCTGCAATGACCAGGCGTCACAGTTGGAGTATCGACCATGCAGCTAGATCATCAGGATCACCATCTCCTTCTTCAATGAATTCAGAACCCCGTGGACGCCTACAGCCACATGTGCTTATGCATGATAATCCTCAAACAGCACGCCCACATCCAAATAGCACATTATCCCCTAGGAAGAAAAAAGGTACAGGATTTGAAGAATACTATCCGTCACCACCCTTGTCACCATCACCATCCCGTTCCCCTTCAGCTAGCTACCCAAAAAATCCTTTGTTCCGATATGAGAGTGCTCCTGTGGTTATTCCCACTGTGAGGGATGGCGGAG GGAAGGATTTGGTCAGGTTTGGTGAGTATGACAATAAGAAAAACTTGCAAAAG GTGCTATCTTCTGGTAAAGATGATTTGGGATATTTTCACGGACTGAAGTTCACTCGGACCTCAAGCAAACTTTTTATCATGGATGAACTGGACGAGCGAGAGTTGGCATTTGTATGGGAAGATAGAGATACCATAATTGATCAACTTAACAG GGCTGGCATCTCGGACAGTGGGGGCCAAGGGACGAACCAGGACACTGGAGGCTCGATGACGAGGactccagcagcagccatcTGTGCTTTGCTGGGTATGCTGAAGACGGCTCAGGGCCTCGGGGAAAGCCGTCCGTCGAtcgcagctcctcctcccccagtTCCTCAAGAATCTTCTTCGGTCCAGAGGGTCATGACCGAGGAACGCTGCGACACCACTGCTGCACCGAACTCTGCTCTCCTGCGAGCAAGGACGGCAGCGGACGCGCTGGAGGAGCTGAAGAAATTCAAGGAGATAAAGGAATCGATACTCGGTCGCGCCAAGGCCTCGCCCCGGGATGCCATGGAGGGGCAGAAACCCGCGGATCGAGATCCTTAG
- the LOC100829126 gene encoding bisdemethoxycurcumin synthase, which translates to MMNSAPSKAMASTQQLGEIRRQQRADGHAAVLAIGTANPPNCVSEDEYPDYYFRVTKSQHLTDLKHKFKTMCEKTCTEKRFFHHTEALLDAHPHFLDRGKPSLDARLSIAAAAAPGLAAQAANKAIAKWGRPATDITHLIVSTNAGAHSPGADLVLASLLGLRASVIRTMLHLNGCSAGAASLRLAKDLAENNRGARVLVVCVELTIVGFRGPEEAYPHTLVSQAAFGDGAGAVIVGADACPEEHPLFEMVSASQTVIPDTGHVLTMLLTEAGLDGHILTRELIPIAAENIEQCMSDAFGPLLGGGVVGVGEWNDLFWAVHPGVSAILDNIDKALRLEPGKLSASRAVLRDYGNMLGATIIFVLDEQRRRMEEEGEGGDKWGVMMGFGPGFTIETMVLHATTNLKKN; encoded by the exons ATGATGAATTCTGCCCCGAGCAAGGCCATGGCAAGCACACAGCAGCTGGGCGAGATCCGTCGTCAGCAGCGTGCGGACGGGCATGCGGCTGTGCTGGCCATTGGCACGGCGAACCCGCCCAATTGCGTGTCCGAGGACGAGTATCCCGACTACTACTTCCGTGTCACCAAGAGCCAACATCTCACCGACCTCAAACACAAATTCAAGACAATGT GCGAGAAGACATGCACGGAGAAGCGCTTCTTCCACCACACGGAGGCGCTCCTGGACGCGCACCCTCATTTCCTCGACCGCGGGAAGCCCTCCCTCGACGCCCGGCTGAGCatcgcggccgccgctgccccggGGCTCGCCGCGCAAGCCGCAAACAAGGCCATAGCCAAGTGGGGCCGTCCGGCCACCGACATCACCCACCTCATCGTCAGCACCAACGCCGGCGCGCACAGCCCGGGCGCCGACCTCGTCCTGGCCTCGCTCCTCGGGCTCCGCGCCTCCGTCATCCGCACCATGCTCCACCTCAATGGCTGCTCCGCGGGCGCCGCCTCGCTGCGCCTCGCGAAGGACTTGGCCGAGAACAACCGCGGCGCCCGGGTCCTGGTGGTCTGCGTGGAGCTCACCATCGTGGGCTTCCGTGGGCCGGAGGAGGCCTACCCCCACACTCTCGTTAGCCAAGCGGCCTTCGGCGACGGGGCAGGGGCTGTcatcgtcggcgctgatgcCTGCCCTGAGGAGCACCCGCTCTTCGAGATGGTGTCCGCCTCGCAGACGGTGATACCGGACACCGGGCACGTGCTCACCATGCTGCTCACGGAAGCCGGCCTCGACGGGCATATTCTGACCCGGGAGCTGATACCGATAGCCGCGGAGAACATCGAACAGTGTATGTCGGATGCGTTCGGGCCGCTTCTTGGGGGAGGAGTTGTTGGCGTTGGAGAATGGAACGACCTCTTCTGGGCGGTGCACCCTGGCGTCAGTGCGATCTTGGACAACATCGACAAGGCCCTCCGGTTGGAGCCGGGGAAGCTGTCGGCGAGCCGGGCCGTGCTGAGGGACTACGGCAACATGCTTGGCGCGACGATCATCTTCGTGCTCGACGAGCAGCGCCGGCggatggaggaggaaggagaagggggtGATAAATGGGGTGTGATGATGGGATTTGGACCTGGCTTCACCATTGAGACCATGGTGCTGCATGCTACTACCAATCTCAAGAAAAATTAG